Within the Thalassophryne amazonica chromosome 19, fThaAma1.1, whole genome shotgun sequence genome, the region TCATTTGTATCAACACAACAGAAAGAAAACGCAAGCTATTGTGCGATCACAAGGTGTCGCCTGACCCCTTGATTACAGGCTCCTACAATATGAAGGGAACTGATGGTTTGCTTACCCGCGGAGGTCGAACGAATACAGGATTATTCCACTTTGAGTACAGCGAGGAAAGCGAGTTGACAACCTCCCCGTCATCATCTGTGGTGTGTGAACACATACAGTGCAGATTAGCTGCTGTGTGACGCACGTGGCACTAGGCCCTTACAGTCGACTGTGACAATCTGATCTGATCTGCGCGGGGTACCTCTGACATCACGCCCTGAGCTAATCACTCTGTCTGCTCTGGATTTAGGTAGGAAGGGCAAAACTAGAGCCACCTGAAATGGGTAGCACCTGTACTCCATCCCTACAGTTCAAAAAGTGGGAACACAGAAGTGCATATGTGAACATTTTGTGTATCCTAAGATGACCTTTGTGGGCTACTTCAATGACACAGATGGTATTCATCACTTTTGTTTCGAGCCCAACcgatataaatttttttttttgggggggatactGGTATTAGGGAGCAAAAAATTTATGATActgatatatacataaaaaatggcaatgatttcTAATATTTCAACTCCTTATGGCAAAGACATATAATTGAGGCTTGACATTTTACAGTTTTAAAATGGACTGATTCGATAAATTCATTATTATAACCATTAATCACCCACAatgccttcacttggattggcagtcaccCTGttcacatcactcagcatttgcataaaattgacttgtcatctattttggccccgctTAGCTGGTGGCACAGCAACCACTCGACTCTTGTCGATGTAAAACTCCCAttttgattgaaaatgaatggtaaCTGGTTGCTTTTCTTCTGTCTCTTGTTATTAATTTGACCACAGGGTGACGGGGGTCCCGGCTatgcttgacagcactgtaagcaatgtcctctgctggacaaactacataatgacatCTTTTCCAACAGCAAAATTATTGTTATGCATTTATTCTGTAAAATTAAAGTATTCATATTATCAAAAATAACGGCGATAGATATGTTCATGAAAAAGGCTCATATCAGCAATACTAATCGGCCAAacaatatcggtcaggctctactcTTGATGGCTGGCCTGTTTAACAGCCTCCTGATGAGCACAGATAAACTGCCAACGCACCCGTTTCAGTGACGACACTAACAGCCAAATTGGTGACATCAGATGTACATTGTGCTTGCATTTCTTCTGTGGGAGGGTCCTCGTATCTGCTAAGCCCGGTCACTTTGTTCACGTAAACCGTCTTTCCCACAAATGGATCGTAGTGATGAATCCAGTCGCCCAATGGTGGAGCTTCTTCTCTCTCCAGCAGCTGTGCATTTGTGCTGCAACACGGGATTGCCTCAGGATCCGGCGCAGCATCACAGTGACTGTCGTCGCTGCCAACTTGGATGCCTCCATTAGCACCGTCAACACAGGTAGTGTCCTGAGAGGTAGTTCTTGACATGCTGGTTAACACATCCTGTGATGCTTTAGTCTCGTCTTGTCTTAAAAGGCAGAGTTTAGCAGCCAAAGACATTTCTTTAGCTCTGTTCTGACCTGAGAATGATTTTGCTTTTTTTGAAAGCACTGATGAACTGCTGAGGTTACTCTGAATGTCAGTTACATTCCCCTTTTGCAGGCCTTTCTGGGAAACCAACAAATTCTTTGGATTCGCCCCAAAGCCATCTGTCCGAGAACATCTGGCAGGGTTCAGTAAATGACAAGTGTTGTTCCTTACGGAGGGTATTTTCAGTTCTCCAGATTTACCATATATTCTTCTAAACTTGTCAAGAGATGCAGCCCCCTTTTGAAAACACAACTTCTGACAAGCTAAGATTTTGGGAATCTTTAAAGGGACAGCAGGGGCATGGGTTTTCATCGAGTCCTCTGTCAGTGAAATTTTGCATTTCTCCACCACAGCTTTTCCTTCACTTTCTAGTCCTGAACTGTGCTGCTGAAACATTGTCCAACAGTTCTGGGACATGTTACGAGTCTTAAGACTTTCATGAACGTACGGATCAGATAAACTGATCTTTCTTTTCATAAGTTCATGACCTCCTGTATCGTGAGAGTTTGGGAGAATCTTCTCGGTGCCATTTGAGTCAGGCCTCAATTCCTTATTAATGCTGTCCTGTGAAATTACACGCATCTCTCTTAACTTTGCAGATTCTAGCTGTTTCTCTTCTAAATGTCTGCCTGAGATACCTACAGCACTTTCACAGCCTTCCTCAATGTTGCCCGAAGTCGGCTTTTCCACTTGTGCCACTTCGCGCTCAGAGTCGATCTCCAAATCACACAATGCTTCATTTCCATGGATCATCTTCACCTTGTCTGAATTAAGATTTTCTTGCCCTCGCAGTTCCTCTTCTCCTTTAGACTCCTGGCAAACATAGTCTTCACGTTGAAAGTCATCATGGTGCTTTCGATGAACATTCTGAGATGCCAGCGTCAGTCCAATACAGCAGTCTAGTGTGGAAGCACCCACAGCTGCTTGGATGTCTTCAGAGCCATTGTTGCCATGTTCCACAGTACCCACAAATGTGGAGGACGCATTCTCCAAATCTTCTGGAGAGAGTGAAACCACCAAATTCTCCCTGCTCAAAAATGCATTTACTGCCTCTTCTATGCAAAGCAAAATACCATCCCAATCTTTGAACTCTATCAGAGTTTTTGCAGGATCGAGGCAGATGTCATACTCCGAGTAAGCACATTTGATATTAATGATGTATACCCCATGAAGCTCTTGGCCACGCTTGTGTTTTGGACTCCTGATGGGAGCCTGCCCATCTGGATTGTCGTTTTTCTGGTTGGAAGCGCTTAGTCTGCGCAGCAGAACGTTCAGCAGCTTGTGTATTCGTGTTTTCAGGAGTAGTCTGTTATTTACGTACAGGAACTGTAAACTGTTGTTGTAGTGGCCTTCTCTGCCAATGTACCCGATCACTTCAAACTGCCCGCGAATGTGTGACACTTCCCCCAGTTTCTGTGCTCGTCCAAGGCTATGTATCTGCACAAAGCGGTAGTAGGTGCTTCTGGCTTTGGGAAGCTGCACCATCATGACTCCTGTGCAGTCATTCTTCATGGTGAAGGACACAGAAGGGTGCATGAGGGATACAGCCTCGACTCTGTGTCGAATCCGCTCTCCTTCCAGCACAGTGTCCATCCTCCTCCGGCGAACTGGCATGTTGTGGAAGAAGTTACAGATCACAACAGTCGTACCTGCAGACGGTCGAATGCTTTCTGCTTCAAAGACATCCAAGCCTTTGCCATCCTTGAAGATTTTTACATGCGTTTTTGCTGATGTTCTGCTTCGGGATGAGATCTCGACAAGTTTGGCAAAAGAGACTATGCTGGCCACAGCTTCTCCTCTGAATCCATAAAACCTGAGATGGTCCAGGTCTTCCAGGCAGCTACATTTGCTGGTGTAGTATCGGTTTCCCACACGATCGACATCCTCGGCGCTCATCCCCTGGCCGTTATCGACCACCTGGACTTTAAACGCCTCCAGGTCCACACGCACTCCCACGCATGTCGCTTCGGCGTCGATGCTGTTTAACACGAGTTCTTCCACGCACTGCTGCAGGGAGGGTATCGCCACACCGGAGCGCAGTTTGCCCTGGACCTCCGTGGGTAAGCGCTTAATCAAAACGGCCATGAAAACCGACCTTTTATTAACTTTATAGTCCTTCAGCTGCGTTCACCACAGCAAtcttagctaacgttagcttatagGTACCGCCATTTCCacaaactaccccccccccccacccgcaaAAAAGTCGGTCGGTTTACGCCAAATAAAACGTTTAAAACGATAATTTAATCATAAATTATTAATAATTCGTTCTCTACTTAAAGCCAGCCACTGTTTACAGTCAACGTAAAACATAAAGACAGATCTCCCCCAGTGCTTGAAGGCAATGCGagtaaatgctgccaccttcaggTGCGACGGACCAATAGCTAGTGATGGCTGAATGAGACACTCCGAGGACTTTTCCggcgtgttttatttattttccagaacctttttttgaaaaatacaaaacaacaacaaaactttacttaaccttctggggtccaagggcattttttggacagttcacttgcctggcattaatgttttattactgcttttaacagctcaccctgcatcccacaatcaagttgtatgtctcttttttcaggacaacctgcactttcagaatatatgtttttgttgtgttttataagtgtaataaaggtttacaatcaaaaataggcaaggaaaaaataaagcgaaaaacaattttccacacacatttattcaaaacacacagcaaactataataaacaactgttttgacactttataaaagtaaattgaggttttgtgtgaaagactgtacaacaaaaaggttcaaacaataaacacaaattgcGGCGTCAACATGCTTAAATTGAACACACCGTACCACATGAATGACATTTTCCATTTAATATCATGTGAATTTTAACATCTATCATGAACAtacctttttaattaatttaaactaTGTCCAACcaatacaaaataataaatacagttgGCTTTTGAGTTAGTGTAACACACATTATCTACAAGTTATCTTGCAACCTTAAAAGTGGAGTGCTCTAGGTtgtcaattttcttctcattctTGAACTCTGCCTTGGTTATACGTGACTTTGGGCTCCCAGTGGTCATCAGCCATTCTTGCATTTCTGTCACTTTGATACGGGGACCTTGGAGCTGCCCCTGAACCGTTCCCGTGTCAGTGTTCTGGACCCAGCCAACTAAGCCAAGCCTCTTCCCCTCTGTCTGAATCATGAAAACACAGAGTTAGATGACAGAGTCATCTCTCTggaacacaagcacacacacaaatcctttCTCATTCAAATAATATATAATTACAGCCACTAATATTGAGTGGTACcgtatgcagcctgtgagctactGCCATTAGTATTACTAGTCCACTGTTATTTAAACTACCCATCCATACATTTAATTCACAACCAAAACCTAAGTTTTGAGCTTCAAACTCATCAGCTGCCTTCAGTACAGCGCCAACACCATGATGTCCCTCTTTTTCTCATAATTATAGTGGTTTATTAATGGATGCAGTGCAATCGCGGTGGCTTGTTATTGGATgccatatgtgaagaaaaaaaaataccattacttggcacacactcaaaaaaattgttcactggatgaactcaattcaattatgtgcaggattggattccgtctaataaatatatgtagtcccaactaaattaaatgactatcttgcatggatgttttgagttggggctacatatatttattagatggaaatcttgctcataattgaattgagttcatccaatgcatcagtttttttgagtgcacCACATACATGTCTCAGCCCAAATAGTTGTActatcgatcaatcaatcaatcaatttttttatatagcgccaaatcacaacaaacagttgccccaaggcgctttatattgtaaggcaaggccatacaataattatgtaaaaccccaacggtcaaaacgaccccctgtgagcaagcacttggctacagtgggaaggaaaaactcccttttaacaggaagaaaccgccagcagaactaggctcagggaggggcagtcttctgctgggactggttggggctcagCACATTGGGGCAGAGAGCGTCCAATACCAGTGATTACAAAGTAGACTATTTGTGTTATTTCATTGCTATTTTGAGCAAACAGCAACTGCTCCTTTCATGCTCATTCATTCCTTCTTCAacttttttttcaataaatgatTTCTTGCAAACAGAGAGATCACCAAAGGTGTGTACAGCATTCAAAGGCTTTATTGCAAACAGTGTTTCATTGCGACAAAGATTGTAAAACTAGGCAGTTTATCCACctttataacatatatatatatatatatatatcctggttTGAAATGACAGCTGCCAAACACAGAGAATATCAATTATCAGCGTTGATACTTTCAGCGGTATCGGTGTGCAGCACTGATCTGCCAGCAAGACAAAATTGCTTTTTCAAAATTCACGTATTGGATATTATATGGTTTTAATCTCACCTGAGTGTATTTTCGAAAAAACACCCCCTGTACTTTGCCAAAAATCTCATAATCCACTGAAATCAGGTCGTCACTGGACATGGTGGACCTAAAAGAAAACAACGTGACGTCATCACCAGTGGCAGCGCCGCAGTGCAGCTCTGCTGTGATATCAACGCCTTTTAATTTATATCGAAATCACTTGAGATGTCCCTGAATATTAGAAGTATTTATCCTCACATTCACAGACAGACAGCTTTTGTGACAGAGCTCACCTAAACCTGTCAGACAGCGCGCACCGCTCCGGACTCCGcttcaggaagtgacatcactccGCGCGCAAAGACGctcgatggatttgaatcaagagaAGTCGCTCAAGTGAAAACCACATGCCCCCAAAAATTTTGAGATGGAGCAAAAgatagaattttttatttttgtgacaaATTACACAAGTAAGAAATCCAAGATAATAgaaagcataaataaataaaaattaagaaattaGGATGGAGAGCTCTCAAGTCTCACGTGTTGACCATGAGACACAtgcatttatcaaatcaaatcaaatcaattttatttatacagcaccaaatcacaacaaacagttgccccaaggcgctttatattgtaaggcaaggccatacaataattacggaaaaacaccaacggtcaaaacgaccccctgtgagcaagcacttggcaacagtgggaaggaaaaactcccttttaacaggaagaaacctccagcagaaccaggctcagggaggggcagtcttctgctgggactggttggggctgagggagagaaccaggaaaaagacatgttgtggaggggagcagagatcaatcactaatgattaaatgcagagtggtgcatacagagcaaaaagagaaagaaacactcagtgcatcatgggaaccccccagcagtctaagtctatagcagcataactaagggatggttcagggtcacctgatccagccctaactataaactttagcaaaaaggaaagttttaagcctaatcttaaaagtagagagggtgtctgtctccctgatctgaattgggagctggttccacaggagaggagcctgaaagctgaaggctctgcctcccattctactcttacaaaccctaggaactacaagtaagcctgcagtctgagagcgaagcgctctattggggtgatatggtactacgaggtccctaagataagatgggacctgattattcaaaaccttataagtaagaagaagaatttaaattctattctagaattaacaggaagccaatgaagagaggccaatatgggtgagatatgctctctccttctagtccctgtcagtactctagctgcagcattttgaattaactgaaggctttttagggaacttttaggacaacctgataataattaattacaatagtccagcctagaggaaataaatgcatgaattagtttttcagcatcactctgagacaagacctttctaattttagagatattgcgcaaatgcaaaaaagcagtcctacatatttgtttaatatgcgcattgaatgacatatcctgatcaaaaatgactccaagatttctcacagtattactagaggtcagggtaatgccatccagagtaaggatctggttagacaccatgtttctaaaatttgtggggccaagtacaataacttcagttttatctgagtttaaaagcaggaaattagaggtcatccatgtctttatgtctgtaagacaatcctgcagtttagctaattggtgtgtgtcctctggcttcatggatagataaagctgggtatcatctgcgtaacaatgaaaatttaagcaatgccgtctaataatactgcctaagggaagcatgtataaagtgaatatatTTATGACACAGTTCTACAAAAACTTTgacttaaaaactatgctttaaaAAATGACCTGATAAAGATTCAGCATTTGATAATTCCTAAAAATGAAGTGTATTCCACCATTAAAACATAATTCAATATGGAAAATTATTTGCTTATAATTCAGCAAAAATATGACTGgaggttttttattattaacaacttcatagactatatatatatatatatatatatatatatatatatatatatatatatatatatatatatatatatatatatatatatatatatatatatatatacactcaacaaaaatataaacgcaacacttttggtttgctcccattttgtatgagatgaactcaaagatctaaaactttttccacatacacaatatcaccatttctctcaaatattgttcacaaaccagtctaaatctgtgatagtgagcacttctcctttgctgagataatccatcccacctcacaggtgtgccatatcaagatgctgattagacaccatgattactgcacaggtgtgccttagactgcccacaataaaaggccactctgaaagatgcagtttcatcacacagcacaatgccacagatgtcgcaagatttgagggcgcgtgcaattggcatgctgacagcaggaatgtcaaccagagctgttgctcgtgtattgaatgttcatttctctaccataagccgtctccaaaggcgtttcagagaatttggcagtacatccaaccagcctcacaactgcagaccacgtgtaaccacaccagcccaggacctccacatccagcatgttcacctccaagatcgtctgagaccagccactcggacagctgctggaacaatcggtttgcataaccaaagaatttctgcacaaactgtcagaaaccgtctcagggaagctcatctgcatgctcgtcatcctcatcgggttctcgacctgactccagttcatcgtcataaccgacttgagtgggcaaatgctcacattcgctggcgtttggcatgttggagaggtgttctcttcacggatgatgcaaaggagatgtgttgcactgcatgaggcaaatggtggtcacaccagatactgactggtatccccgccaataaaacaaaactgcacctttcagagtggcctttattgtgggcagtctaaggcacacctgtgcactaatcatggtgtctaatcagcatcttggtatggcacacctgtgaggtgggatggattatctcagcaaaggagaagtgctcactatcacagatttcaactggtttgtgaacaatatttgagggaaatggtgatattgtgtatgtggaaaaagttttagatctttgagttcatctcatacaaaataggagcaaaaccaaaagtgttgcgtttatatttttgttgagtatatatataaagCCTGCATGATGCTGCCCagaggttttctatagagaccttaTGTATAGTCTATGATAGAGACTTggaacagctgatatgaagcTTGTGtctgggtgtcaccatgttgtcaacAGCAGGGCGATGGACTTAATGTATAAAAGGGTGGCTCTGTGTGCGTGACGATAAAAGCCCAAACACGCCCCTCTCTGATTCCGAACCACGTAAGCTAACAGACTAGCCTCAGGTtgagtgtttattaaatcatctaATGAGGCTTAACAGATCAGGCTACTGAAAGCTGCTAAAAGTGTTAACACCATTAGCATAAAACATTAAATAAGAATTTCACTCAGCACAAATGTCTTTGATGATGTTAgcacatttcaccacacaagaagccatattattccaggtatttgtaataaaatactccaagcgGCAAACACAGATTCCACAACAGTGAGTAAGTTCAGGGGATTCTTGAGTTACGGTGGGACGTACGAGAGGCGGAGTCACTGGGCTCTGCCACTAACACTCAAAGTGACTACGCCCCGACATCTGAAACTAACAAGTTACAAAAAAATATCACCCTCAGGCTTAAAACGTGTTTATTTCTGCACTAAAATAGGACATTTTAGcatggactcctatgggaatgtgctctgttttggagtcaGCTCAAGAGGCCAGTCAAGGAATTGCAGCATTTTCCACTTCCACCAGCACTTCATCTGATGTCATCGAAGGCAATCACAATCGCAACCTCAGcagatgggtgattctttaactacgggtactattggccttgtaaatgtaatttccaccacaccattgccttacaatataaagcgccttggggcaactgtttgttgtgatttggcgctatatacatttgctctgatgtcactgtttatctccatagaaactacccaaacaatcttcatacaaactgtttaaagggacattacagtgttgtggtggaaattacggcaatagtgtgggactacattttgtttaaaaaaatcacaacagttgtatgacattgaataccccaattatgttttgattattttactgatattttattcagagatattttaaaacattagaaaaaacgttttttttttaccattcatttttaatcattgaagatcaaatgtctgggtgtgggacaagcacaaaacggcaatatttgcatataatgatgctgaaaaaaggtgaaaaagtcatcatagactactagaacaaatttcttaacacactttcattgtaaagataactacaaaagtgtgaaattttcccTTTTTCATACAAtacgatcaaaggacataataagtgcccgtagtctaagaatcacccagatatAGTTGCCAAAGATACCATCATCTCATAATGAATTACTCAGAGATCATGTTTTGTGGCTAACAGATGCATTCCCTTTCCTGGATTTCTCTAATAAagaaaaatacacatttattctGCAGTCTGTGATTTCTCAACTGCATTGGTTAAATTTTTGGGTAA harbors:
- the LOC117531806 gene encoding acylphosphatase-1-like; amino-acid sequence: MSSDDLISVDYEIFGKVQGVFFRKYTQTEGKRLGLVGWVQNTDTGTVQGQLQGPRIKVTEMQEWLMTTGSPKSRITKAEFKNEKKIDNLEHSTFKVAR
- the LOC117531803 gene encoding DNA mismatch repair protein Mlh3-like isoform X1 → MAVLIKRLPTEVQGKLRSGVAIPSLQQCVEELVLNSIDAEATCVGVRVDLEAFKVQVVDNGQGMSAEDVDRVGNRYYTSKCSCLEDLDHLRFYGFRGEAVASIVSFAKLVEISSRSRTSAKTHVKIFKDGKGLDVFEAESIRPSAGTTVVICNFFHNMPVRRRRMDTVLEGERIRHRVEAVSLMHPSVSFTMKNDCTGVMMVQLPKARSTYYRFVQIHSLGRAQKLGEVSHIRGQFEVIGYIGREGHYNNSLQFLYVNNRLLLKTRIHKLLNVLLRRLSASNQKNDNPDGQAPIRSPKHKRGQELHGVYIINIKCAYSEYDICLDPAKTLIEFKDWDGILLCIEEAVNAFLSRENLVVSLSPEDLENASSTFVGTVEHGNNGSEDIQAAVGASTLDCCIGLTLASQNVHRKHHDDFQREDYVCQESKGEEELRGQENLNSDKVKMIHGNEALCDLEIDSEREVAQVEKPTSGNIEEGCESAVGISGRHLEEKQLESAKLREMRVISQDSINKELRPDSNGTEKILPNSHDTGGHELMKRKISLSDPYVHESLKTRNMSQNCWTMFQQHSSGLESEGKAVVEKCKISLTEDSMKTHAPAVPLKIPKILACQKLCFQKGAASLDKFRRIYGKSGELKIPSVRNNTCHLLNPARCSRTDGFGANPKNLLVSQKGLQKGNVTDIQSNLSSSSVLSKKAKSFSGQNRAKEMSLAAKLCLLRQDETKASQDVLTSMSRTTSQDTTCVDGANGGIQVGSDDSHCDAAPDPEAIPCCSTNAQLLEREEAPPLGDWIHHYDPFVGKTVYVNKVTGLSRYEDPPTEEMQAQCTSDVTNLAVSVVTETGMEYRCYPFQVALVLPFLPKSRADRVISSGRDVRDDDGEVVNSLSSLYSKWNNPVFVRPPRVGVDISSGQANGLAVKIHNILFPYRFSKSMIHSMKVINQVNKKFLACLINAKEDQPPALKETEESAGNLLVLVDQHAAHERVRLESLIADSYEDDSHAPGERRLRSSTILPLLEISATEDELRLLRSCQPHFRSLGLEVKFSHAGDLHVLVGKVPMCFVEKESNELRRGRPSVIRPIVEEYLQEQIELLRSAGRVRGTLPLTVLKVLASLACHGAIKFNDSLSRDECCSLVASLSACQLPFQCAHGRPSIVPLVDILHLDRDQEEILKPNLQKLRGMYKTQQLFGNT
- the LOC117531803 gene encoding DNA mismatch repair protein Mlh3-like isoform X2, which encodes MAVLIKRLPTEVQGKLRSGVAIPSLQQCVEELVLNSIDAEATCVGVRVDLEAFKVQVVDNGQGMSAEDVDRVGNRYYTSKCSCLEDLDHLRFYGFRGEAVASIVSFAKLVEISSRSRTSAKTHVKIFKDGKGLDVFEAESIRPSAGTTVVICNFFHNMPVRRRRMDTVLEGERIRHRVEAVSLMHPSVSFTMKNDCTGVMMVQLPKARSTYYRFVQIHSLGRAQKLGEVSHIRGQFEVIGYIGREGHYNNSLQFLYVNNRLLLKTRIHKLLNVLLRRLSASNQKNDNPDGQAPIRSPKHKRGQELHGVYIINIKCAYSEYDICLDPAKTLIEFKDWDGILLCIEEAVNAFLSRENLVVSLSPEDLENASSTFVGTVEHGNNGSEDIQAAVGASTLDCCIGLTLASQNVHRKHHDDFQREDYVCQESKGEEELRGQENLNSDKVKMIHGNEALCDLEIDSEREVAQVEKPTSGNIEEGCESAVGISGRHLEEKQLESAKLREMRVISQDSINKELRPDSNGTEKILPNSHDTGGHELMKRKISLSDPYVHESLKTRNMSQNCWTMFQQHSSGLESEGKAVVEKCKISLTEDSMKTHAPAVPLKIPKILACQKLCFQKGAASLDKFRRIYGKSGELKIPSVRNNTCHLLNPARCSRTDGFGANPKNLLVSQKGLQKGNVTDIQSNLSSSSVLSKKAKSFSGQNRAKEMSLAAKLCLLRQDETKASQDVLTSMSRTTSQDTTCVDGANGGIQVGSDDSHCDAAPDPEAIPCCSTNAQLLEREEAPPLGDWIHHYDPFVGKTVYVNKVTGLSRYEDPPTEEMQAQCTSDVTNLAVSVVTETGMEYRCYPFQVALVLPFLPKSRADRVISSGRDVRDDDGEVVNSLSSLYSKWNNPVFVRPPRVGVDISSGQANGLAVKIHNILFPYRFSKSMIHSMKVINQVNKKFLACLINAKEDQPPALKETEGNLLVLVDQHAAHERVRLESLIADSYEDDSHAPGERRLRSSTILPLLEISATEDELRLLRSCQPHFRSLGLEVKFSHAGDLHVLVGKVPMCFVEKESNELRRGRPSVIRPIVEEYLQEQIELLRSAGRVRGTLPLTVLKVLASLACHGAIKFNDSLSRDECCSLVASLSACQLPFQCAHGRPSIVPLVDILHLDRDQEEILKPNLQKLRGMYKTQQLFGNT
- the LOC117531803 gene encoding DNA mismatch repair protein Mlh3-like isoform X3, which translates into the protein MAVLIKRLPTEVQGKLRSGVAIPSLQQCVEELVLNSIDAEATCVGVRVDLEAFKVQVVDNGQGMSAEDVDRVGNRYYTSKCSCLEDLDHLRFYGFRGEAVASIVSFAKLVEISSRSRTSAKTHVKIFKDGKGLDVFEAESIRPSAGTTVVICNFFHNMPVRRRRMDTVLEGERIRHRVEAVSLMHPSVSFTMKNDCTGVMMVQLPKARSTYYRFVQIHSLGRAQKLGEVSHIRGQFEVIGYIGREGHYNNSLQFLYVNNRLLLKTRIHKLLNVLLRRLSASNQKNDNPDGQAPIRSPKHKRGQELHGVYIINIKCAYSEYDICLDPAKTLIEFKDWDGILLCIEEAVNAFLSRENLVVSLSPEDLENASSTFVGTVEHGNNGSEDIQAAVGASTLDCCIGLTLASQNVHRKHHDDFQREDYVCQESKGEEELRGQENLNSDKVKMIHGNEALCDLEIDSEREVAQVEKPTSGNIEEGCESAVGISGRHLEEKQLESAKLREMRVISQDSINKELRPDSNGTEKILPNSHDTGGHELMKRKISLSDPYVHESLKTRNMSQNCWTMFQQHSSGLESEGKAVVEKCKISLTEDSMKTHAPAVPLKIPKILACQKLCFQKGAASLDKFRRIYGKSGELKIPSVRNNTCHLLNPARCSRTDGFGANPKNLLVSQKGLQKGNVTDIQSNLSSSSVLSKKAKSFSGQNRAKEMSLAAKLCLLRQDETKASQDVLTSMSRTTSQDTTCVDGANGGIQVGSDDSHCDAAPDPEAIPCCSTNAQLLEREEAPPLGDWIHHYDPFVGKTVYVNKVTGLSRYEDPPTEEMQAQCTSDVTNLAVSVVTETDDDGEVVNSLSSLYSKWNNPVFVRPPRVGVDISSGQANGLAVKIHNILFPYRFSKSMIHSMKVINQVNKKFLACLINAKEDQPPALKETEESAGNLLVLVDQHAAHERVRLESLIADSYEDDSHAPGERRLRSSTILPLLEISATEDELRLLRSCQPHFRSLGLEVKFSHAGDLHVLVGKVPMCFVEKESNELRRGRPSVIRPIVEEYLQEQIELLRSAGRVRGTLPLTVLKVLASLACHGAIKFNDSLSRDECCSLVASLSACQLPFQCAHGRPSIVPLVDILHLDRDQEEILKPNLQKLRGMYKTQQLFGNT